In Thermocrinis minervae, a single genomic region encodes these proteins:
- the rimI gene encoding ribosomal protein S18-alanine N-acetyltransferase, producing the protein MVRRLREEDLQAVYRINSENFTTDAWPLQAFERELSLDYSHALVWEEDGKVIGYAIAWVVYDEASIMSFAIDKEWQGKGYGKKLLQHLIEHFRKMGGIRRITLDVRKSNIQAINLYRSLGFRIEAERKSYYSDGENAYFMVLDL; encoded by the coding sequence GTGGTAAGAAGGCTCAGAGAAGAAGACCTACAGGCAGTCTACAGGATAAACTCGGAGAACTTCACCACAGACGCCTGGCCTCTGCAAGCCTTTGAAAGGGAGCTAAGCTTGGACTATTCTCATGCCTTAGTATGGGAAGAGGATGGTAAGGTGATAGGCTACGCTATAGCTTGGGTGGTTTACGATGAAGCTAGCATAATGAGCTTCGCCATAGACAAAGAGTGGCAGGGTAAAGGATACGGTAAGAAGCTTTTGCAGCACCTCATAGAACACTTTAGGAAAATGGGTGGTATAAGAAGGATCACTCTGGACGTGAGGAAGTCAAACATACAGGCCATAAACCTTTACAGATCATTGGGCTTTAGGATCGAAGCCGAGAGGAAGAGCTACTACTCGGATGGTGAGAACGCCTATTTTATGGTCTTAGACCTCTGA
- a CDS encoding Fe-S-containing hydro-lyase: MEKRIQTPLTDEVVESLRAGDKVLISGYIYTARDAAHKRMVEALERGEPLPFDVKGQIIYYVGPTPPKPGQVIGSAGPTTAIRMDKYVEPLLKLGLKGMIGKGYRSPQVKELLQKYKAVYFAAVGGVAVLLSKCIKSSEVIAYEDLGTEAIRRLYVEDFPVIVANDIYGGDIFEEGRKRFAKIVI; encoded by the coding sequence ATGGAGAAGAGGATTCAAACGCCACTCACAGATGAGGTAGTGGAAAGCTTAAGGGCTGGTGACAAGGTTCTCATATCTGGTTACATATACACGGCTAGAGACGCCGCCCACAAGAGGATGGTGGAAGCCCTTGAAAGAGGAGAACCTTTACCCTTTGACGTAAAAGGACAGATAATCTACTACGTGGGGCCTACTCCTCCGAAGCCCGGACAGGTAATAGGCTCAGCAGGTCCAACCACTGCCATAAGGATGGACAAGTATGTGGAACCACTTTTAAAGCTTGGCCTTAAGGGTATGATAGGAAAGGGTTACAGGTCACCCCAGGTTAAGGAGCTCCTTCAAAAGTACAAGGCCGTCTACTTTGCTGCCGTCGGTGGTGTGGCAGTTTTGCTTTCCAAGTGTATAAAGTCTTCTGAAGTCATAGCCTACGAAGACCTTGGTACTGAGGCGATAAGAAGGCTTTACGTGGAGGACTTTCCTGTTATAGTTGCCAACGACATCTACGGCGGTGATATCTTTGAAGAGGGAAGAAAGAGGTTTGCTAAGATAGTCATATGA
- a CDS encoding NAD(P)/FAD-dependent oxidoreductase, whose product MRKKLIILGGGPAGISASIYASRKKIDFALITKELGGQVIKAGEIENYLGYTLVDGISLVEKMIEHLKRLGVEPILDEIVDARKDGEVFRLVGLSGQEYQCEYLLLCTGSEHRRLNIPGEKEYTGRGVSYCYTCDAPFFKGKDVVVVGGGNSGFEAAEQLINYANRIYLVEISDSFRADEVLKEKVLTNPKVVPLLKHRVLEIRGDGKLLNEVLVEDLSSNRVYTLRVEGVFVEVGLTPNTDLAKKLGVILNSRGEIVIDCNNRTSEPRIYAAGDCTSVFAKQIITAAGEGAKALLSIYHDMTYGVSSWL is encoded by the coding sequence ATGAGGAAGAAATTGATAATACTTGGTGGAGGTCCAGCCGGCATATCTGCCTCCATATACGCATCAAGGAAGAAGATAGACTTTGCCCTCATAACCAAAGAGTTAGGTGGACAGGTGATAAAGGCAGGCGAGATAGAAAACTACTTGGGTTATACCTTGGTTGACGGTATATCCCTCGTGGAGAAGATGATAGAACATCTAAAAAGGCTTGGTGTAGAGCCCATACTGGATGAGATAGTTGATGCAAGGAAAGATGGAGAGGTTTTTAGGCTTGTGGGTCTTTCTGGACAGGAGTATCAGTGTGAATACCTTCTTTTATGCACAGGCTCTGAACACAGAAGGTTAAACATCCCGGGCGAGAAGGAATACACGGGAAGAGGAGTTTCTTATTGCTACACTTGCGACGCTCCCTTCTTTAAGGGTAAGGATGTCGTGGTGGTGGGCGGAGGGAATTCAGGCTTTGAAGCCGCAGAGCAGCTTATAAACTACGCCAACAGGATATACCTGGTGGAGATATCGGACAGCTTTAGGGCTGATGAAGTCTTAAAGGAAAAGGTTTTGACAAATCCGAAGGTGGTTCCCTTGCTCAAACATAGGGTCTTGGAGATAAGAGGAGATGGAAAGCTCCTTAACGAAGTCCTTGTTGAGGATTTAAGCTCTAACAGAGTATACACACTCAGAGTGGAGGGGGTTTTCGTAGAGGTAGGACTCACACCTAACACGGATTTGGCCAAAAAACTCGGCGTTATCCTCAACTCAAGGGGCGAGATAGTTATAGACTGTAACAACAGGACATCGGAGCCTAGGATATATGCAGCTGGCGACTGCACTAGCGTGTTTGCCAAGCAGATAATCACGGCGGCCGGTGAAGGAGCCAAGGCCCTTCTATCCATCTACCACGATATGACCTATGGGGTAAGCTCCTGGCTCTAA
- the selD gene encoding selenide, water dikinase SelD, with the protein MGPADLEKLVEGLNLYKDPNTLVGVGDDAGAYKVGESILLQTVDFITPVVNDPYLWGAISTVNSLSDIYAMGGIPLTALAVVGFNSCDLSVDVLKEVLRGCSDKLREAKTVLLGGHTIDDKEPKFGLAVTGIAPGGKFLTQSGARAGNLLYVSKPIGTGVLVKALKEGRISQGDMEEALSWMLKLNDLVGSIAWEFATACTDVTGFGLLGHAYNIARKSGVAIYINYSSVPKYEESEHLVKEKIFPKGATENLNFVKDHLKADGVDVYKLILLSDPVTSGGLLFTVPESSEREMLERAKELCVELWKIGRVLEPGAYPIGHIVVDG; encoded by the coding sequence CTGGTGGGGGTAGGGGATGATGCGGGTGCTTACAAAGTGGGGGAGTCTATCCTTTTACAGACGGTAGACTTTATCACTCCTGTGGTAAACGATCCGTACCTCTGGGGAGCCATATCTACGGTTAACTCTCTAAGCGATATATACGCTATGGGTGGGATTCCGTTGACTGCCCTTGCTGTGGTTGGTTTCAACAGCTGTGACCTTTCTGTTGACGTTTTAAAAGAGGTTCTCAGAGGTTGCTCGGATAAACTCAGAGAGGCCAAAACTGTACTGTTGGGAGGGCATACTATAGACGATAAGGAACCTAAGTTTGGTCTTGCTGTGACTGGTATTGCTCCAGGAGGTAAGTTTCTAACCCAGTCTGGAGCTAGAGCAGGAAATCTGCTTTACGTAAGCAAGCCCATAGGTACCGGAGTGCTAGTGAAAGCCCTAAAGGAAGGTAGGATAAGCCAGGGGGATATGGAGGAAGCTTTAAGTTGGATGCTAAAACTCAACGACTTGGTAGGAAGTATAGCCTGGGAGTTTGCTACTGCCTGTACTGATGTGACGGGTTTTGGCCTTCTAGGCCACGCTTACAACATAGCAAGAAAGTCAGGTGTCGCCATCTATATAAATTACTCCTCAGTTCCTAAGTACGAGGAGTCTGAACACTTGGTAAAGGAAAAGATCTTCCCGAAGGGAGCTACGGAAAACCTAAACTTTGTGAAAGATCATCTTAAGGCTGATGGAGTTGATGTTTACAAGCTTATCCTCCTCTCTGACCCTGTAACTTCCGGTGGATTGCTGTTTACAGTCCCAGAAAGCTCAGAGAGGGAGATGCTTGAAAGGGCAAAAGAGCTCTGCGTTGAACTATGGAAAATAGGCAGGGTATTAGAGCCAGGAGCTTACCCCATAGGTCATATCGTGGTAGATGGATAG